A genomic region of Micromonospora sp. NBC_01796 contains the following coding sequences:
- a CDS encoding DUF1330 domain-containing protein, whose translation MTAYWINTFTAIHDDAKLARYVELAGPAIRAAGGVFLARGNPVHVLEGSGALRTTLIRFDSADAAVAAYHSRAYQEALAALGDGADRDIRILNAVED comes from the coding sequence ATGACCGCCTATTGGATCAACACGTTCACCGCTATCCATGACGATGCCAAGCTGGCTCGCTACGTCGAGCTGGCGGGGCCGGCGATAAGGGCGGCGGGCGGCGTGTTCCTCGCTCGTGGCAATCCGGTGCATGTGCTGGAGGGGTCCGGGGCGCTGCGTACGACCCTCATTCGCTTCGACAGCGCCGATGCGGCAGTCGCGGCGTACCACAGCCGCGCCTACCAGGAGGCACTCGCGGCGCTCGGTGACGGCGCCGACCGTGACATTCGCATCCTGAATGCCGTGGAGGACTGA
- a CDS encoding BTAD domain-containing putative transcriptional regulator → MNVPVPPAGAEPLRLRILGPLRMWRGAAELDAGPRQQAYLLALLLARTGQPITTSELIELIWGDDVPTSALNIIQKYVGALRRLLEPGIPARETGSYLHRRGNAYLFSAGTGTLDLVAFRELLAAAGAALTQQHHEAALEHYVDALGLWHGPAAEGFTHATPAMAIFAALDDEFHAACTAAADLAVSLRRPEQVLPALQLATKMAPFHEPVQASLIATLGAAGRQAEALSAFRVLRERLADELGIDPGPELQAAYLRVLTQAPTSPPDSVTSGKAGGAPARKAAGLIGRAEELSVLRQSMEAALAGGSGLAVVEGEPGVGKTRLLEEAADVAEQHGARVVWASCLEGDGTPSMWPWEQALTIVIDSLPASAREKWLSSELGSLLESRDDDGSPVVAGGRAQFRLFEQVVTVIGQASAERPILLVLDDLQWADTASLQLFGHLVGRLPTGTAIIGALRDRAPTPGSDLSRALAVASRLPSHRRIRLGPLSLADVAELIRREAGHEPGADVARSIHARTAGNPFYVRELSRLLNDRGALADDEAPVRAGVPSTVRDVVRGRMAGLDDGARDLLQIAALIGRDVDLGLLARAADADAADCLERLEPLQALGLLETRPEDPFSLRFAHDLVRESITETTAQQRAIRLHLRVADALEASRADDESITERLAYHLWSAGPLADPVRTAEALKRAGHRAATKLAFAAADRHLETAAQVARNAGLPELELSALSLLAIAPRRQAGFGGTTFDLLERAELLARQLGRDVEAAGLLFARLFGAYTFLEPDRESLVRRLYEQGEASSDPILRVYGRQAWGLHQWDIGNIGEAYRYFMANDPAVLHGAVSSHSETPVRRDVSGEWPGWRAVVTALRGDAGTAGTMIDEWNGPADPLGVATWAYYITIIASMAGDAGWVIRTIERWMAMGTGRTAVQQEHYVRLNWYWARALTGDDPAGIAAEAEQLLATTLVDPPRWGIAYHNGLLAEMWLAAGRPVEAGTALDRADRALEAHGQRYAEGLVRLLRARLLQARGEPVDVVRAAAEAARAWSADRETHLFARRAEEFVASLD, encoded by the coding sequence GTGAACGTACCCGTGCCCCCGGCCGGCGCCGAACCCCTGCGTCTGCGGATCCTCGGCCCGTTGCGGATGTGGCGCGGCGCCGCCGAGCTGGATGCGGGCCCCCGGCAACAGGCGTATCTGCTGGCCCTGCTCCTGGCCCGGACCGGCCAGCCGATCACGACGAGCGAGTTGATCGAGCTGATCTGGGGCGACGACGTCCCCACCAGCGCGCTCAACATCATCCAGAAGTACGTCGGCGCACTGCGGCGCCTGCTCGAGCCCGGGATCCCCGCCCGGGAAACCGGCTCGTACCTGCACCGTCGCGGCAACGCGTACCTGTTCAGCGCCGGCACCGGCACGCTGGACCTGGTCGCCTTCCGGGAACTGCTCGCCGCCGCCGGGGCTGCCCTGACGCAGCAGCATCACGAAGCGGCACTCGAGCACTACGTCGACGCGCTCGGCCTCTGGCACGGCCCCGCGGCGGAGGGGTTCACGCACGCGACACCGGCGATGGCGATCTTCGCCGCTCTCGACGACGAGTTCCACGCCGCCTGTACGGCCGCGGCCGACCTGGCCGTCTCACTACGCCGACCGGAGCAGGTGCTCCCCGCGTTGCAGCTCGCCACCAAGATGGCACCGTTCCACGAACCCGTACAGGCCAGCCTCATCGCCACCCTGGGCGCCGCCGGACGCCAGGCCGAAGCACTGTCGGCGTTCCGCGTACTCCGGGAACGCCTGGCCGACGAGCTCGGCATCGACCCCGGACCGGAGCTGCAGGCCGCATACCTGCGGGTGCTGACGCAGGCCCCGACATCCCCGCCCGATTCGGTCACCAGCGGTAAGGCCGGTGGCGCTCCCGCGCGGAAGGCGGCCGGGCTGATCGGCCGGGCCGAGGAACTCTCCGTGCTGCGGCAATCCATGGAGGCGGCACTCGCCGGCGGCAGCGGGCTCGCCGTCGTCGAGGGCGAGCCGGGCGTGGGCAAGACCCGCCTGCTGGAGGAGGCCGCCGACGTGGCGGAGCAGCACGGCGCGCGCGTCGTCTGGGCCTCCTGCCTGGAAGGCGACGGAACCCCCTCGATGTGGCCGTGGGAGCAGGCGCTCACCATCGTCATCGACAGCCTGCCCGCGTCGGCGCGGGAGAAGTGGCTGTCCAGCGAGCTCGGCAGCCTCCTGGAATCGCGGGACGACGACGGGTCGCCGGTGGTCGCCGGGGGTCGCGCCCAGTTCCGCCTGTTCGAGCAGGTCGTCACCGTCATCGGTCAGGCCTCGGCCGAACGGCCGATACTGCTCGTACTGGACGATCTCCAATGGGCCGACACCGCCTCGCTCCAGCTGTTCGGCCACCTCGTGGGCCGGCTGCCGACCGGCACCGCGATCATCGGCGCCCTTCGCGATCGGGCGCCCACCCCGGGCTCCGACCTCTCGCGGGCGCTCGCCGTCGCCAGCCGGCTGCCCAGCCACCGCAGGATCCGACTCGGCCCGCTCAGCCTGGCCGACGTGGCGGAACTCATCCGCCGCGAAGCCGGACACGAGCCCGGCGCCGACGTTGCCCGCAGCATCCACGCCCGTACCGCCGGCAATCCCTTCTACGTCCGGGAGCTGTCCCGGCTGCTCAACGACCGTGGCGCGCTCGCCGACGACGAGGCGCCGGTGCGGGCCGGGGTGCCGTCGACGGTGCGGGACGTCGTCCGTGGCCGGATGGCCGGCCTCGACGACGGCGCCCGCGATCTGCTCCAGATCGCCGCGCTCATCGGTCGCGACGTCGACCTCGGCCTGCTCGCCCGGGCCGCGGACGCCGACGCCGCGGACTGCCTCGAACGCCTCGAACCGTTGCAGGCGCTGGGTCTGCTCGAAACGAGGCCCGAGGATCCGTTCTCGTTGCGCTTCGCGCACGACCTGGTCCGCGAGTCGATCACGGAAACGACGGCGCAGCAGCGGGCGATCCGGCTGCACCTGCGCGTCGCGGACGCGCTCGAAGCAAGCCGGGCGGACGACGAGTCCATCACCGAGCGCCTCGCCTACCACCTGTGGTCCGCCGGCCCCCTTGCCGACCCGGTCCGGACCGCGGAGGCGCTCAAGCGCGCCGGCCATCGCGCCGCGACCAAGCTCGCGTTCGCCGCCGCCGACCGACACCTGGAGACGGCCGCCCAGGTCGCGCGGAACGCCGGCCTGCCGGAGCTGGAGCTGTCCGCCCTCTCGCTGCTGGCCATCGCCCCGCGCCGGCAGGCCGGATTCGGCGGCACGACGTTCGATCTGCTGGAGCGTGCCGAACTCCTGGCCCGCCAGCTCGGCCGCGACGTCGAGGCCGCCGGCCTCCTCTTCGCCCGCCTGTTCGGGGCCTACACCTTCCTGGAGCCGGACCGCGAGTCTCTGGTACGCCGACTGTACGAGCAGGGGGAGGCGTCCTCCGACCCGATCCTGCGGGTGTACGGCCGGCAGGCATGGGGCCTGCACCAGTGGGACATCGGCAACATCGGTGAGGCATACCGGTACTTCATGGCGAACGACCCCGCCGTGCTGCACGGCGCCGTCTCATCGCACAGCGAGACCCCCGTCCGGCGTGACGTCTCGGGTGAGTGGCCCGGCTGGCGTGCCGTGGTGACCGCACTGCGCGGCGACGCCGGGACGGCGGGCACCATGATCGACGAATGGAACGGCCCGGCCGACCCGCTGGGGGTCGCGACCTGGGCCTACTACATCACCATCATCGCCTCCATGGCCGGTGACGCGGGCTGGGTGATACGCACGATCGAGCGGTGGATGGCCATGGGCACCGGCCGCACCGCCGTCCAGCAGGAGCACTACGTGCGGCTGAACTGGTACTGGGCGCGGGCCCTCACCGGCGACGATCCGGCGGGAATCGCGGCGGAGGCCGAACAACTGCTCGCCACGACGCTGGTCGACCCGCCGAGGTGGGGCATCGCGTACCACAACGGACTGCTCGCCGAGATGTGGCTGGCCGCAGGGAGGCCGGTCGAGGCCGGCACCGCCCTCGACCGGGCGGACCGGGCGCTCGAGGCCCACGGCCAGCGCTACGCCGAAGGACTCGTCCGCCTGCTGCGGGCGCGCCTGCTCCAGGCCCGGGGCGAGCCCGTCGACGTCGTCCGGGCCGCCGCCGAAGCGGCCCGAGCCTGGTCCGCCGATCGCGAGACCCACCTCTTCGCCCGCCGGGCCGAGGAGTTCGTGGCCTCCCTCGACTGA
- a CDS encoding SigE family RNA polymerase sigma factor, which yields MDADRPSFDAYVQARTAALSRIAFLLTGDHHLAEDLVQQTFLRVAGRWQRVVMEGSPDPYVRKVLYHEHVSWWRQARRVGQVTSVGADKPVPDYADRVSVTVAVQRALARLGPRQRAALILRYFEDLTEAETAAVLGCRVGTVKSQVRDGLARLRTLAPELADLMGADS from the coding sequence GTGGATGCCGATAGGCCGTCGTTCGACGCGTACGTGCAGGCCCGTACGGCGGCTTTGTCGCGAATAGCCTTCCTGCTCACCGGCGACCATCACCTGGCCGAGGACCTGGTTCAGCAGACGTTCCTGCGGGTTGCCGGTCGCTGGCAGCGGGTGGTGATGGAGGGGAGCCCCGACCCGTACGTCCGCAAGGTGCTCTACCACGAACACGTCTCCTGGTGGCGGCAGGCACGACGGGTGGGTCAGGTGACGTCGGTCGGCGCAGACAAGCCGGTGCCGGACTACGCCGACCGGGTGAGCGTGACGGTCGCCGTGCAGCGGGCCCTGGCCAGACTCGGCCCACGCCAGCGCGCGGCCCTGATCCTGCGGTACTTCGAGGACCTGACCGAGGCCGAAACGGCGGCGGTCCTCGGCTGCCGGGTGGGCACCGTCAAGAGCCAGGTTCGGGACGGGCTGGCCCGCCTGCGCACCCTCGCGCCAGAACTGGCCGACCTGATGGGGGCGGACTCATGA